A window from Triticum aestivum cultivar Chinese Spring chromosome 6D, IWGSC CS RefSeq v2.1, whole genome shotgun sequence encodes these proteins:
- the LOC123142825 gene encoding disease resistance protein Pik-2-like translates to MNAALRVISEADQSSVDHLVREWEKQVHDLADGAEDCMDTYSLCIVRPTPRPPNDVSGSQPIFSWAGYLLSRAKSVARYPYVKLVLQRTLAADIKALLVRTTKVSERRAHYGIDLQRSAWFAPVSAASVSANALRRVDDPDQFVGITEQANSLAGKIKAAAVHEGLNVFSIVGFGGLGKTTLAMELCRQLDMDFPRQALVSVSQAFDATKDVKGLLVPVLQQILKD, encoded by the coding sequence ATGAACGCCGCCCTCCGGGTCATCTCCGAGGCCGACCAGAGCTCCGTCGACCACCTCGTCCGGGAGTGGGAGAAGCAGGTGCACGACCTCGCCGACGGCGCTGAGGATTGCATGGACACCTACTCGCTTTGCATCGTCCGCCCCACCCCACGACCGCCGAATGACGTCTCCGGCAGCCAGCCCATCTTCTCCTGGGCCGGATACCTGCTTTCGCGAGCCAAGAGCGTTGCCAGGTACCCGTACGTGAAGCTTGTGCTGCAGCGCACCCTCGCTGCTGACATCAAGGCCCTCCTGGTCCGTACCACCAAGGTCAGCGAACGCCGCGCTCACTACGGCATTGACCTACAAAGGTCCGCCTGGTTTGCCCCGGTCTCGGCGGCGTCTGTGTCTGCAAATGCCCTCCGCCGTGTTGACGACCCTGATCAGTTTGTCGGCATCACAGAACAGGCCAACAGCCTGGCCGGGAAGATCAAAGCGGCGGCGGTCCATGAGGGTCTGAATGTCTTCTCCATTGTGGGGTTCGGAGGACTGGGGAAGACAACCCTGGCCATGGAGTTGTGCCGGCAGCTGGACATGGACTTCCCTCGCCAGGCGCTGGTGTCCGTGTCACAAGCCTTTGATGCCACGAAGGACGTCAAGGGACTGCTGGTACCAGTGCTCCAGCAAATCCTCAAGGATTAA